The DNA region GGAGCTCGTATCTTGCTTTGCACAGTGACATTGAAGATGCAGAGTACAATCACAGACCAAGAGGGGATCAACAATGTGAAAGTTCTAGCACATGTCTTATAATACCTTCATTATTATTGAACTTCAATAATCATCCAGATATGTTTAGAGTAAATTCTCATTTTCACTCTTGATTTTGGTAAAAGTTATCATATCAATAGTACTCACCATTGCAAGACTTACTGGAATGAAGTGTAGGAATGGCATGATTGGTTACTTAAAAGTCTCGTATAGGCTATATAGCATTATTGTTTTCATATTAATAGTCTCTTCACTGATGAAACACTGAGGTCTCACGTATCTTCGACCTATACTTCTGTCAGTCACACTTGGTTTTGCATTAGACACTAATATGATTGGTAACAATTAGGTTGAAGACCTTcatttatgtttctttaatgCAGGATTTAATAAGAAAAGTCGTGCCAGTTTTGGAGACAAAAATGAGGTTTTACCCTAGGTTTTCATGTAACCTCAAAGTGCCTGTTAGAAGACATTTGATTTACCCATGAAACCATATTAGAAGGTTGGCACATAATGGTATCAATTTTTATTTCCCATCAGTACTAAATTTTCTCAGACTTCAAAAATATTTGGTGCGGAATTCTTAGAAAGCAATGAGTGATTACACAACTTGGTGAAAGAAACAACTGCAGGATGATGCATTGCTGCTTGAGAATATTGTTCTGTAGTGTAGGAGTTTCAAAGTGTTTGTACATGAAACAGTTGCAAAGTTGGTTCTAAAATATTGATATGgttattaataattatttaggatccatggattttttttttggtcaaaggagATCCATGGACTCAACTAGGCTGAGGATGTGATTCCAAAGATCAATTGAAGGCCAGCCCAAAAGACCAAAAGGGCGAGTAGGGCCTATAAGTTTGGGACATGATTCAATTCAAAGGTCAACCTAAAAAGTCTAGGAGGGTATTGCTATCTAGGTTCAGATTTGTTGCAAAAGGATGATAATTTGATCACGCTCCAATTCCACCCTTCCCATAGAGAaatagagagagaagagagaaaataagagatataagaagtgatgtgatagaaaaagaaacacaaagaaggagaaagtgagtaaaatgagatggaagataATCAGTATACCAGAACCAGTAAACTAGTTTgcattttgaaaaagaaaaaaaaggttatGGGCATAAGAAAAAGAACTCATATAGCATTCAGTCTTGAAAACAACAAGAACCAGAGGAGCAGAACAATAACTACTGGATACTGATAAAAAAAGGAAGGGAGGATAACCTTAAGTGTTGGCTTTAAAACCAAACTtaaacattctttctttctCATGTCTATACTTTAGTTTCTATATATAATATGAAAAGCCCAAGTCATTACTAGGAAATAAAAGAGAGCATACACAAGATGAGATTCAGATGAATATCATCATGGCATTCCACCACTAGCTTTAGttgaaggaagaggaaggttGCACGAGGGGGCTCGAAAGTGACTAGGTCCCTTTCCTGATGTGCCAACTATGAAGCCATCATGGTTGGAGGAGCCAACAATCAATCCCTCAAATAAGGGTGAGGGTAGGGATGGTGGAGAGGAAGAAGCTATCTTCTCATGGTAACGAGGCAAAGAGCTGAGCACTTCCACCACTTCACTCATTGAAGGCCTGTCTATCGCTTCACGACTAATGCAACGATAAGCCAACTCCATTGCCCTTCGAGCACCTCTTCCTGAGTATAGACCTTTAAGTTGAGGATCCATCAGTTCACGGAACCCTTCTCCCCTTAACCTGAGTTTAGGCCGCGCCCATTCTACCAAGTTAACCTCATCTCGACGCCTTCTTTTGTCAATGGATCTTCTTCCTGTCAGCATCTCAAGCAGAACCACCCCGAAGCTATACACATCACTCTTGGCAGTAGGGTGGCCtgtaacaacatatataatggATTAGAAACAATCCAAACCATTCAAGTGTATAAAATGGTCATGTAGTAATAAAAGTTCGTATCTACAAGGATTGTGAGTTTAGTACAAATTCCTCTAGTTTTGTACTGGAAGATCAGATTAAAAGGTTGAAATGATGTATGATGTATGATGTATGATCTATGATCTGCTATACTAACCTGTCATGATATACTCTGGGGCAGCATACCCTTGCGTTCTCCATACCCGAGTTGAGACATCAGTAGAGTCTCCCACAGGACCATCCCATACAAGCACTGAATCAGAAAGTCTGGCATTGTAGTCCTGAAATTGATAAATGTTAAGATGGAGCGAAAGCTATTTGTTCAAAACTATCATCACATGTATGCAGCATTCGAGTTACCCTATCCAATAATATGCTGGAAGTTTTGAAGTTTCTATATATCAAAGGTTTCTCAGCATCCTCATGGAGATATGCAAGGCCCTTAGCAGCAccaagcatgattttcattctcACTGAccactgaaggggaaaatatagTCCTGTAAATAAACAAAACATAATTACATATTATGTAATCTATCTCAAGCATACAATAATAACTCAGTTTTAAGCTAAAAAAAACAGTTAATTCTAACAAACTACTACAATAAATACAAAAGTTACCATaatcaaaagagaataaatgtGTATTTACATGAGAGTGAACACTAATTTCTACAAATTACAACAAGTTGAAAGACTTACTCTTGAAGAGATGCTTATCTAAGCTTCCTTTAGATATAAACTCATAAACCAGTGCCCCTTCAGTGCAATAACCAATCAACTTAACAAGATGTGGGTGATCTAAACCACCACCAAGACGATTAATTACTTCAGTCTGCAACACATGAAACAATGATGACAGTGATCCAtacaacaaaagaaaataacTAGTAGCAGATAAAGAAAGATGTTAATGAGAGTGTAAAGATAGTTCCATACAACAAATTCATGATGGCCTTGTGATCCATTTTTGTTAAGAATCTTGACTGCAACTGGGAGGCCGGTTGTAGGTCTTGAGGGGGAGGTCCCAGTGCGACTGACCCAGCCTTTGTAAACAGAACCAAGGATTCCTACACCGAGACGAAATCGAAAACCCCATGTTGCCAACTTTAGGTTCTCAAAGGTGTATTGCTTTAGATGGCGATAAACTTTCAATTCCTTGCTTAAAGATCCCGGAGCAACTGCTTGGTTTCTAGCATTGTGATCACTTGCAAGTTTCTTTCCTATTGATTTGCATGAAAGAGATATCAGATGACAGTCAAAAAGCAACATGGCATGTACAACAAAAACTTTTTATGAAAATGTGAttgaagagaaagtgagaatcGAATGAATCAAAATCCCACTATATATACGCATGCATGGAATCTAAATATGTCATCCCCTGAGGAATCAAAGAAGCTCATGCATTGAACAATTAATAACACACACATAGAAACCCAAAGGGATTTCACATAATTGTTTAACTAACACAGATATTCTGATAGGTGGTAGAGAGTCACAAGAAAATAAGAGAGGAAGAACATAATATAAGGGGTCAGAACCAAATTCGATCTTAGAAAGGCACATGAAATTAAACTAGAGTTGCGGGTTTCCCTAGTAGAGCTGGAGCAATGAGACTTAAGTATGGAAAAATTATATATCCACACCCCAATAAATTGAACAAATATAAGAATAATAGAGAAATAAGTTAGAGATACGATGATAatttatagaaaagaaaaaagaaaaaaagtagaaaataaaaatgtgtgaaaattGAATCAAAGCTATTGAGAGTTAAGATGCCACCATGACCATGACTATGCCATCAAAAAAGATAAAGATGACAAAAATCCAAATCTTCTCTTTTATCTCATTGTCTTTCTCCCCAATTAAATTTTtacattttaataaaaattacaatGTAAATTTGCAATACCCACATTCGTGTCTTTTTTTAATTGTCATAAAAATTATTGGTAAAACATGAAATTGGAACACAATTTAGATATAAGAGCTTAATCCAGATAAGTGaacccttaataaaaaaaaagacaagaagaaaataaaaagtcaaAAGTAAAAGAATAATAGGTAATATCATAGTAAAATGATAAAAAGTACTATGTGAAAGGTAAAGTAGTGTCTAACTAATAGAATTGACTAaataatttgttcttttttatttttaattatatcttctctttaaaataaaaataaaaataaatgaaaatgttttctcttttttatctGCTCCGGAAAATGTTTTCTCTGCCACCTTTATTGGTTAgcattataaaaattattttattagttcTTGGAACAATTTACGACATATTGATGAAAAGAAAG from Lotus japonicus ecotype B-129 chromosome 2, LjGifu_v1.2 includes:
- the LOC130739351 gene encoding serine/threonine-protein kinase PBL35-like; this encodes MLLFDCHLISLSCKSIGKKLASDHNARNQAVAPGSLSKELKVYRHLKQYTFENLKLATWGFRFRLGVGILGSVYKGWVSRTGTSPSRPTTGLPVAVKILNKNGSQGHHEFTEVINRLGGGLDHPHLVKLIGYCTEGALVYEFISKGSLDKHLFKRLYFPLQWSVRMKIMLGAAKGLAYLHEDAEKPLIYRNFKTSSILLDRDYNARLSDSVLVWDGPVGDSTDVSTRVWRTQGYAAPEYIMTGHPTAKSDVYSFGVVLLEMLTGRRSIDKRRRRDEVNLVEWARPKLRLRGEGFRELMDPQLKGLYSGRGARRAMELAYRCISREAIDRPSMSEVVEVLSSLPRYHEKIASSSPPSLPSPLFEGLIVGSSNHDGFIVGTSGKGPSHFRAPSCNLPLPSTKASGGMP